GGGGGCATCCCCTGCCAGGTGTCCTTGATTGAGCCTACTGGAGCAGAAACTCATCTGGAACTTACACTTGAGAACGGACAAAACTTTATTGCAGTACTTCATGACCGAGTGCGCGCCACTCCGGGAGACATTTTGAATATTGAATTTGACCCTACAGGGCTGCATCTGTTCAATGCGTCTTCTGAGAAAGCGCTGCAAACTTATATAAGAAAATAGCTAACCGATATAAAATCCGCAGATCATAACCGGAAGTGAATTACGCCTAAATCTGTAGGCGGTTTCTTTAAAAAATGAGGTCAGGGGACGATGTTGCTGATTTTGCGTTTTGCTGGAGAATCCGATATTGACGCAGTGAAACTGCAGTAAGCCCCAAGTTTGGACCTCCGGAAATTAGATTTTTCCGGCTTCTTCTGTGAGGTTGTATTTTAGTGGGACGGCAATATTTCTCTGTAATAAAAATGTATATGCAGCGCAGCATAGATCTGCGCTGCAAATGTTGTGATCAGGCAAGCGTCGTCGATAGCTTTTCGATAGGCCCGACAGTCGCAAAACCGGTATTGGTTTCTATTTGAATTCTCTCACGTCGATCCAGAGCACTGCGTCTTGTGAAAGCTCCTTCCCTTCATGCTCGGTGTCCGGACCTGAGCCGAGGCAGGCAAAGCCCCATTTCCCGGCATAGGGTAGCCCGAAGGTAAAGACGCCATTGGGGTCTGTCATCGCCACGAGAGCACTCGCCGGGACTGGGCCGCGAGCCTCCTCGGAAAAGGCATTCTGCTCGATATCGACTTCAGGATTGATATATTCAATTTCACACTCTACCCCGGCGGCGGGCTTTCCCTGTGAGAGAAGTTGACCGCTAAAGGTGCCGCCAACAAAATTCTGATAGGGTTTGTTTAGGGGCACGATTTCAGTGGCAAGCCCTAAAGGTTCGTTCCAGTCCGTTGGCATGGCCTTGTTGACATAGCTTTTGGTGATCTGCTGGATATAGATGTCTTCGCTTTCCTCATAGTAGGGCGCAGGCGTCAAGGCGAAGATATAGTCGCCGTTTCGCTTGATAGCATAGCTGCTTTCATAGGCCTTGGCTTCATTGTGCGCACCGCTCCATTCTATGGGAGACAGCGTGGGGAGCAGATCGGTCTTCTTTCCTTTGAAATAGACATCAAATGCTTCTGGTTGCCCCATGTCCATGGTGTGGCCATTCTCCATAGGGTGCCCGAAAACGAGTTTGATGGGAATTTCTTCCGGATTTTCCAGCATTGTCTTTGGTGTGTAGAGCAGTTGGAAATGGGCCTGTGCCGTGGAGGAAAGCGCAAAGGTGGCGATGGCCACGCTGAGAAATATCTTGTTCATATGTGTTTGCTCCTTTGAGAAAGGGAGTTGAAGACACCGATGCTGCCCGGAAAGCCGGATTTTCCGGTATAAGGCCGGCGGGCCAGGACCACTCTCAAGCGACACTCAAGACTGTGTTGCATAGGCGCACAAACCCGGTTGGCTCTCTTG
The sequence above is a segment of the uncultured Cohaesibacter sp. genome. Coding sequences within it:
- a CDS encoding DUF4198 domain-containing protein; amino-acid sequence: MNKIFLSVAIATFALSSTAQAHFQLLYTPKTMLENPEEIPIKLVFGHPMENGHTMDMGQPEAFDVYFKGKKTDLLPTLSPIEWSGAHNEAKAYESSYAIKRNGDYIFALTPAPYYEESEDIYIQQITKSYVNKAMPTDWNEPLGLATEIVPLNKPYQNFVGGTFSGQLLSQGKPAAGVECEIEYINPEVDIEQNAFSEEARGPVPASALVAMTDPNGVFTFGLPYAGKWGFACLGSGPDTEHEGKELSQDAVLWIDVREFK